From one Gemmatimonadota bacterium genomic stretch:
- a CDS encoding metallophosphoesterase family protein, translating to MKIAVFADVHSNLDALETVLDDIDRWRPDRVLVAGDIINRGPNPRACTECVLVRAGAEDWGMIYGNHERYVLKYGKGNLPDQGPGFEIIRHTKWTYNQLDGLVEPLEALPFQWSMTDESGNEFRMVHASMLGDRRGIFPDDSEESLREKIAPAPGVLVVGHTHRPLIRTVDDTLVVNVGAVGAPFDRDPRAAYARMTFEDGAWKAEIVRLGYDRERAIAGFDESGYLEESGDFARLILAEFREARSLIPGWYRAYEDRVMDGEMTLKASVDLYLESCRIAG from the coding sequence ATGAAGATCGCCGTATTCGCCGACGTGCACAGCAACCTGGACGCGCTTGAAACCGTCCTGGACGATATCGATCGATGGCGTCCCGATCGCGTGCTCGTCGCGGGTGACATCATCAACCGGGGGCCGAATCCCCGCGCCTGCACCGAATGCGTACTGGTCCGCGCGGGGGCGGAAGACTGGGGCATGATCTATGGAAACCACGAAAGATACGTGCTGAAATACGGAAAGGGAAACCTGCCCGATCAGGGTCCCGGGTTTGAAATCATCCGGCACACGAAATGGACCTATAATCAACTGGACGGCCTGGTCGAACCGCTCGAAGCCCTGCCTTTTCAGTGGAGCATGACCGATGAATCGGGGAACGAATTCCGCATGGTTCACGCGTCCATGCTGGGCGACCGCAGGGGGATCTTCCCCGATGATTCGGAGGAATCGCTGCGGGAGAAAATCGCCCCGGCGCCGGGGGTGCTGGTGGTGGGACACACGCACCGGCCGCTCATCCGTACCGTGGACGATACTCTGGTCGTCAACGTGGGCGCGGTAGGCGCGCCGTTCGATCGCGATCCCCGTGCGGCCTACGCCCGGATGACATTTGAGGATGGAGCGTGGAAAGCGGAGATCGTCCGGCTCGGCTACGACCGGGAACGGGCGATCGCGGGTTTTGACGAATCCGGCTACCTGGAGGAAAGCGGAGACTTCGCGCGGCTGATCCTGGCGGAATTCCGGGAAGCCCGTTCCCTGATTCCGGGATGGTACCGTGCCTATGAAGACCGGGTGATGGACGGCGAGATGACCTTAAAGGCGTCGGTGGACCTTTACCTTGAATCCTGCCGGATCGCCGGTTGA
- a CDS encoding sulfatase, whose protein sequence is MMPKNIVVLITDTFRHDNLGSRAERPVRTPELDRFAAERATEITKAHMGSFPTIPHRTDFATGVTGWPHYGWQPIDLSGPNHAGRMLGEQGYATQLICDCPHLFKARFTDGFDAAYQNRGQEGDKPLLHLNDPVDIVVQDEKTRVHPRYRGHTLVNQHRWINHYYRYESDVFSARTAQTAIRWLEENAESAPFFLWVDFFDPHEPWDPPEYMVRHYDPGYAGPPMLHPNYGPSSAYTPEELHNLWAHYAAEAELVDRHIGQVLQKIDDLGLWDDTIVTVMSDHGMSIGEHDRTGKSNIQEADGRFWPIYPEIGHVMLMLAGGAVPRGARLPLITQTIDLFPSLCDLAGVSVDPPRPFDGISFAGTVMEGRPTHREYAVSGCHLAEPSGGVPRRVTTPFLVTDRWGYAPVGAGGRPELYDLPNDRLAQQNVAAGNEAILDDLHNLFLAHLAENHAPRDVATLWNNAGGSGNLEGKWAIDYSGQ, encoded by the coding sequence ATGATGCCCAAGAACATCGTCGTACTCATAACGGATACCTTCCGCCACGACAACCTGGGAAGCCGCGCTGAGCGGCCCGTGCGAACACCTGAACTCGACCGTTTCGCCGCTGAACGGGCGACGGAGATCACAAAAGCCCACATGGGCAGCTTTCCAACGATCCCCCATCGCACCGATTTTGCGACGGGGGTGACCGGGTGGCCCCATTACGGCTGGCAGCCCATCGACCTGAGCGGGCCCAACCACGCGGGCAGGATGCTCGGCGAGCAAGGGTACGCCACGCAACTGATCTGCGACTGCCCCCACCTTTTCAAGGCCCGTTTTACGGATGGCTTCGACGCGGCGTACCAGAACCGGGGTCAAGAGGGCGACAAGCCGCTGCTCCACCTCAATGACCCTGTAGATATCGTCGTCCAGGACGAAAAAACCCGCGTACATCCACGCTATCGCGGCCATACGCTCGTCAACCAGCACCGCTGGATCAACCACTACTACCGATACGAATCCGATGTCTTCTCCGCCCGGACCGCGCAAACCGCCATTCGCTGGCTCGAGGAAAACGCCGAGTCCGCTCCTTTCTTCCTGTGGGTGGACTTCTTCGACCCCCATGAGCCCTGGGATCCGCCGGAATACATGGTACGTCACTACGACCCCGGCTACGCGGGACCGCCGATGCTGCATCCGAACTACGGCCCGTCCTCCGCCTACACGCCGGAGGAACTGCACAACCTGTGGGCCCACTACGCGGCAGAGGCGGAGCTCGTGGACCGCCACATCGGCCAGGTCCTGCAGAAGATCGACGACCTGGGCCTTTGGGACGATACCATCGTGACCGTCATGTCGGACCACGGCATGTCCATCGGCGAACACGATCGGACGGGCAAGTCCAACATTCAGGAGGCCGATGGGAGGTTCTGGCCCATATATCCGGAGATCGGCCACGTCATGCTGATGCTGGCCGGCGGGGCGGTGCCTCGCGGGGCGCGGCTGCCGCTGATCACGCAGACGATCGACCTGTTTCCGAGCCTCTGCGACCTCGCCGGCGTCTCGGTAGACCCGCCGAGACCCTTCGACGGTATTTCCTTCGCCGGCACCGTGATGGAAGGCCGGCCCACTCACCGCGAGTACGCGGTCAGCGGCTGCCACCTCGCGGAACCGTCGGGCGGCGTGCCCAGGCGTGTCACGACGCCCTTCCTAGTTACGGATCGTTGGGGCTACGCGCCCGTCGGAGCCGGCGGCAGGCCCGAACTCTACGACCTGCCGAACGACCGTCTGGCCCAGCAAAACGTCGCCGCTGGCAACGAGGCTATCCTGGACGACCTGCATAACCTTTTCTTGGCCCACCTGGCGGAAAACCACGCTCCCCGGGACGTGGCCACCCTCTGGAACAATGCGGGCGGCAGCGGGAACCTCGAGGGCAAGTGGGCCATAGACTACTCGGGGCAATAG
- a CDS encoding phosphotransferase, with product MEPVDDRIRFEKLVHRFDPDARLKSHRSLPGGYSADVTVLEVETADGGTRQLIHRLHGEVDLQQNPNVAADEFRVLQLTHAAGLPTPAPVYLDAAAPLFPTPSLVLEYAEGGTDLKPGDPAEYVMQMAHELARIHRMDLTGQDLSFLLGLADACADAMGRQGDTGATSADERRLLDLLTPYWPLPRSNSPVVLHGDYWPGNTLWRNGRLTAVIDWEDTRRGDPLFDVSNARFEILMLFGPEIMDAFTRHYESLNPVEFGCLPWWDVYTAFRVVNKLDFLATAARDESLIRADHHWFVEQARSRMGSCRTARGSRK from the coding sequence ATGGAACCCGTCGACGATCGCATCAGGTTTGAAAAGCTTGTCCATCGGTTCGATCCGGATGCCAGGCTGAAGAGCCATCGCAGCCTGCCCGGCGGCTACTCGGCCGATGTGACGGTCCTGGAAGTGGAAACGGCCGATGGCGGGACCCGGCAACTCATACACCGCCTCCATGGCGAAGTGGACCTCCAGCAGAACCCGAACGTGGCCGCGGACGAGTTCCGCGTGCTACAGTTGACCCACGCCGCGGGGCTACCCACGCCCGCCCCGGTCTACCTGGACGCGGCGGCCCCCCTGTTCCCCACGCCCTCCCTTGTGTTGGAATATGCTGAAGGCGGTACCGATCTGAAGCCCGGAGACCCGGCTGAATACGTGATGCAGATGGCGCACGAGCTGGCCAGGATACACCGGATGGATCTCACCGGGCAGGATCTCTCTTTCCTGCTCGGGTTAGCGGATGCCTGCGCTGACGCCATGGGAAGGCAAGGAGACACGGGCGCTACATCAGCCGACGAGCGGCGGCTCCTTGATCTGCTTACGCCGTATTGGCCGCTCCCTCGCAGCAATTCACCGGTCGTCCTGCACGGCGACTACTGGCCGGGGAACACGCTCTGGCGGAATGGACGCCTTACGGCGGTCATCGACTGGGAGGACACCCGCCGGGGGGATCCGCTCTTCGACGTGTCGAACGCCCGGTTCGAGATCCTGATGCTCTTCGGCCCCGAAATCATGGATGCGTTCACCCGCCACTACGAATCGCTGAACCCGGTGGAGTTCGGATGCCTGCCCTGGTGGGATGTTTACACGGCGTTTCGCGTAGTGAACAAACTCGACTTTCTCGCGACTGCAGCACGGGACGAATCCCTGATTCGCGCCGATCACCATTGGTTCGTCGAGCAGGCCCGGAGCCGCATGGGATCGTGCCGGACCGCGCGTGGATCGCGAAAATAA
- a CDS encoding Ig-like domain-containing protein, with the protein MTVYSSLSIKLLLVVLFSTVLAACGKDSPTKPVPPPQPVPSSIAITPQSATLSAIGETVSLTATVLDQYSNAIAGAIVNWSSSDMDVVSVSVDGLVTALKNGSAEITATAGVVSVSVPVTVRTPVNPDRNVLVSIYLATDGPNWTNNTNWLSDLPISTWFGVTTKATGRVERLEFRRNRLSGAMPSEFGKIPDLKRLDLSLNDLSGPIPLELRNLNKIEYLDLSHNDLSGEIPSMLGGLSSLVDLYLDGNSFSGEIPSELGKLTNLKALWLSRLDLTGGEIPLWIGDLPKLASLNLGSTNRSGEIPQALGDLPLRVLNLSRNNLSVEFPSWLADVTTLVYLDLSRTGLTGEIPSDIGKLINLSILYLWDNNLSGEIPSGLGNLANLELLRLHENDLEGEIPPSIGNLTNLRLLYLDENQLSGPIPSNLGGLANVTSIGLSENNLSGNVPAEYGSLTALEHLYLHKNISMIGELPRELLNLQNLEILRLDETQLCASIDTEFHVWLDGIPSKHVTLCLPD; encoded by the coding sequence ATGACTGTCTACAGTTCGCTTTCCATCAAGTTACTCCTTGTAGTACTGTTTTCCACAGTCCTTGCAGCATGCGGGAAGGACAGCCCGACGAAGCCTGTTCCGCCCCCTCAGCCAGTTCCGTCCAGCATCGCGATCACACCGCAGTCGGCGACGTTAAGCGCGATCGGGGAGACAGTGTCGCTAACCGCCACGGTGCTGGATCAGTACAGTAACGCGATTGCAGGCGCGATCGTTAATTGGTCGAGTAGCGATATGGACGTGGTGAGCGTGAGTGTAGACGGTCTGGTGACCGCATTGAAGAACGGCTCCGCAGAAATCACAGCGACCGCGGGAGTCGTATCGGTAAGCGTGCCGGTTACAGTCCGGACCCCAGTGAATCCCGATCGGAACGTGTTAGTTTCTATCTATCTTGCTACAGACGGTCCCAACTGGACAAACAACACCAATTGGCTTAGCGATTTACCAATCAGCACCTGGTTTGGAGTCACTACGAAGGCGACAGGGCGCGTAGAACGCTTAGAATTCCGAAGGAATAGGCTGAGTGGGGCGATGCCGTCGGAATTCGGTAAGATACCGGATCTGAAACGACTGGATCTTAGTCTAAATGACCTCAGCGGTCCAATTCCATTAGAGTTACGCAATCTAAATAAGATTGAATATCTGGATCTCTCTCATAACGACTTAAGTGGAGAAATCCCATCAATGCTTGGGGGACTTTCCAGTCTTGTAGATCTTTATCTTGATGGTAACTCTTTTAGCGGCGAGATCCCATCAGAACTGGGGAAACTTACTAATCTCAAAGCCTTGTGGCTTAGCCGTCTCGATTTAACCGGCGGTGAAATCCCACTGTGGATAGGTGATCTCCCGAAACTTGCGTCCTTAAATCTAGGTAGCACAAATCGAAGTGGAGAAATCCCGCAGGCGTTGGGCGATCTACCACTCCGGGTCCTGAATCTTAGCCGCAATAATCTGTCGGTGGAATTCCCATCATGGCTCGCAGACGTCACGACCCTTGTTTACCTTGACCTTTCCAGGACAGGCTTAACGGGTGAGATCCCATCTGATATTGGAAAACTCATCAATTTAAGCATACTATACCTTTGGGATAATAACTTAAGTGGTGAGATTCCTTCCGGATTGGGTAACCTTGCCAATCTTGAGTTACTGCGCTTACATGAAAACGATTTAGAGGGTGAAATCCCTCCTAGTATTGGTAATCTAACAAATCTTCGTCTACTTTACCTTGACGAAAACCAACTAAGCGGCCCGATCCCTTCGAATCTTGGAGGTCTTGCCAATGTGACTAGTATCGGCCTCTCTGAAAACAACCTGAGTGGAAACGTTCCGGCAGAATACGGCAGTCTCACCGCGTTAGAGCACTTGTATCTCCATAAGAATATATCAATGATCGGGGAGTTACCTCGCGAACTCCTAAATCTACAGAATCTCGAAATATTGAGACTAGATGAGACACAGTTATGTGCATCGATAGACACCGAATTTCATGTTTGGCTTGATGGTATTCCCAGTAAACACGTTACCTTGTGTCTTCCTGACTGA
- a CDS encoding fumarylacetoacetate hydrolase family protein produces MTNRLRFLPVAVLFGAALLLTTPGPAQSQVSDQPDTPFKLATFEATGTVRIGMAVQTDQDKLMDLHEANAHVTRQLGLPVVSIPKEMRALIERYDAVSNRMYTIANYMGAEDRLSNPDLAFVFDPKDVSVKAPIKYPYNLLAAAANYRAHADEMEESAIGGAGFAAVEVDVDKEEPYFFAKSPRSTIIDPGEPYYVPENVNIDWEAELAIIIGRPALDLTLENAHDYVFGYSIVFDVSRRGGAGLKPINRMFPGPNWFNSKSSDRAAPFGPYIVPKEFIQHDDLDIKTWVNGVIKQDSNTSYMIYDEAHILRYLSSVQTLYPGDVIATGTPDGVGRARNPPEYLMPGDLVEMEIEGIGRLVTPMEAKP; encoded by the coding sequence ATGACGAATCGGTTACGCTTCCTGCCGGTCGCTGTCCTGTTTGGCGCCGCGCTATTGCTTACTACGCCTGGTCCAGCCCAGTCCCAAGTATCCGATCAGCCGGACACGCCCTTCAAGCTCGCCACCTTCGAGGCCACGGGAACCGTTCGGATCGGCATGGCCGTCCAGACGGACCAGGACAAGCTGATGGATCTGCACGAGGCCAACGCCCATGTCACCCGGCAGCTGGGTTTACCTGTCGTTTCCATTCCGAAGGAAATGCGCGCGTTGATAGAACGGTACGACGCTGTTTCCAACCGCATGTATACGATCGCGAACTACATGGGTGCCGAGGACCGGTTGTCGAACCCGGACCTCGCCTTTGTATTCGATCCGAAGGATGTCTCCGTCAAGGCGCCGATAAAGTACCCCTACAACCTGCTGGCCGCCGCGGCGAACTATCGGGCCCACGCGGACGAGATGGAAGAATCGGCCATCGGGGGTGCGGGCTTTGCCGCCGTCGAAGTGGACGTGGACAAGGAAGAGCCGTACTTCTTCGCCAAGTCGCCCCGCTCCACCATCATCGACCCGGGGGAGCCCTACTACGTTCCGGAGAACGTGAACATAGACTGGGAAGCGGAGCTGGCCATCATCATCGGCCGGCCGGCCCTAGACCTCACCCTCGAAAACGCCCATGACTATGTCTTCGGCTACAGCATTGTTTTCGACGTCAGTCGCCGGGGCGGCGCCGGGCTGAAGCCTATCAACCGGATGTTTCCCGGTCCAAACTGGTTCAACAGCAAGAGCAGCGACCGCGCCGCGCCTTTCGGGCCCTACATCGTGCCCAAGGAATTCATCCAGCATGACGACCTCGACATAAAGACCTGGGTCAACGGCGTGATCAAACAGGACAGCAATACCAGTTACATGATCTACGACGAAGCCCATATTCTCCGGTATCTGAGCTCGGTGCAGACCCTCTACCCCGGGGACGTGATCGCCACGGGCACGCCGGATGGCGTGGGCCGGGCCCGCAACCCGCCCGAGTACCTCATGCCGGGCGACCTGGTGGAAATGGAGATCGAGGGGATCGGCAGACTCGTTACCCCCATGGAAGCCAAGCCCTGA